Sequence from the Thermocaproicibacter melissae genome:
ACCTTTTTCCAAGAAGTTTAATGGGAGCTAATAAAAAATGAAATTAGATTATTCTGATGTGAAGTTTGCGCAGGATGGCCGTCTGAAGCTTTTGATTATCGTGGGAACACGACCGGAAATCATCCGTCTGTCTGCCGTCATCAACAAATGCCGCACTTATTTCGACTGCATTCTGGCACATACTGGGCAAAATTATGACTATAATCTGAATGGAATCTTTTTCCGCGATCTGCGCCTCAAGGATCCGGAAGTCTATATGGACGCAGTAGGCGACGATCTAGGCTCCACGATAGGCAACATTATTAATTGCAGTTACAAACTCATGGCACAAACGAAGCCGGACGCGCTCCTTATCCTCGGTGATACAAACAGCTGTTTGTCGGCAATTGCCGCCAAGCGTCTCCATATTCCGATCTTCCACATGGAAGCAGGCAATCGCTGCAAGGATGAGTGCCTGCCGGAGGAAACGAATCGCCGCATTGTTGATATCATCTCCGACGTCAACTTGGCCTACTCAGAACATGCGCGCCGCTATCTGGCGGAATGTGGCCTTCCGCGTGAGCGCACTTACGTAACCGGCTCCCCCATGGCGGAAGTTTTGCACCAAAACTTGAAACAGATTGAGAACTCCGATGTGCTTCAACGCTTGGGACTGAAAAAAGGCTCCTATATATTGCTTTCCGCACACCGGGAGGAGAATATTGACACAGAAAAGAACTTTCTGTCTTTGTT
This genomic interval carries:
- the wecB gene encoding non-hydrolyzing UDP-N-acetylglucosamine 2-epimerase; protein product: MKLDYSDVKFAQDGRLKLLIIVGTRPEIIRLSAVINKCRTYFDCILAHTGQNYDYNLNGIFFRDLRLKDPEVYMDAVGDDLGSTIGNIINCSYKLMAQTKPDALLILGDTNSCLSAIAAKRLHIPIFHMEAGNRCKDECLPEETNRRIVDIISDVNLAYSEHARRYLAECGLPRERTYVTGSPMAEVLHQNLKQIENSDVLQRLGLKKGSYILLSAHREENIDTEKNFLSLFNAINKLAEKYDMPILYSCHPRSKKRLQASGFQLDKRVIQHEPLGFHDYNCLQMNAFAVVSDSGTLPEESSFFTSVGHPFPAICIRTSTERPEALDKGCFVLAGIDENSLLQAVDIAVKMNQRGDFGIPVPDYVEENVSTKVVKIIQSYTGIVNKMVWRKY